From Aquificota bacterium, one genomic window encodes:
- the gcvPB gene encoding aminomethyl-transferring glycine dehydrogenase subunit GcvPB translates to MLIFELSSKGRKGYRLPKLDVDRIDVKDYLGEYLREELNFPEVSELDVVRHYTRLSQLNYAIDTTMVPLGSCTMKYNPRINEELANLDSFKNIHPTTPKEEAQGTLRLMYELKELLKEIGGFKEVSLQPAAGAHGELLGLLMILAYHRDRGNTHKNKVLVPDTSHGTNPATASLCGFEVITIKSDEKGELDWEDFQRNLKDDVACLMITNPNTLGIFERKIKKIAEALHRKDALLYMDGANMNALVGMARPGDWGVDVMHFNLHKTFSTPHGGGGPGGGAIGVSERLEPYLPVPQVVFNGREYGLEWDRPKSVGKILAFYGHVGVMLRAFAYILSYGSEIKKVAQYAVLNANYLRHLLKGLLLDPYEGIPRMHEFVVSAQNLLKYDIKAIDLAKALLEKGFYAPTIYFPLTVREALMIEPTETEIPQSIESFAAALKEIIELAQEEPESIKSMPTKTPVRRIKEAEANRKPVLRASLA, encoded by the coding sequence ATGCTTATATTTGAGCTTTCTTCCAAGGGTAGAAAGGGCTATAGACTTCCAAAGCTTGATGTGGATAGGATTGACGTAAAAGATTATCTTGGAGAATACCTTAGGGAGGAATTAAACTTTCCTGAGGTTTCTGAGCTTGATGTGGTAAGGCATTACACAAGGCTTTCCCAGCTAAACTATGCCATAGATACGACCATGGTGCCCCTTGGGTCTTGCACTATGAAGTACAATCCAAGGATCAACGAAGAGCTTGCAAACCTTGATAGCTTTAAAAATATACATCCTACCACACCAAAGGAGGAGGCACAGGGTACCTTAAGGTTGATGTATGAATTGAAAGAGCTTTTAAAAGAGATAGGGGGCTTTAAGGAGGTTTCCTTACAGCCAGCTGCGGGCGCTCATGGTGAGCTTTTGGGCCTTTTGATGATATTGGCATACCATAGGGATAGGGGCAACACTCATAAAAATAAAGTTCTTGTGCCAGATACATCCCATGGTACAAATCCAGCTACAGCAAGCCTTTGTGGCTTTGAGGTGATAACCATAAAAAGCGATGAAAAAGGTGAGCTTGACTGGGAGGATTTCCAAAGGAATTTAAAAGATGACGTGGCCTGCCTTATGATAACAAACCCCAATACCCTTGGCATATTTGAGAGGAAGATAAAAAAGATTGCAGAAGCTCTTCATAGAAAGGATGCCTTGCTATATATGGATGGTGCCAATATGAACGCTCTTGTAGGTATGGCAAGGCCAGGTGATTGGGGTGTGGATGTGATGCACTTTAACCTTCATAAGACCTTTTCCACTCCCCATGGGGGAGGAGGCCCTGGTGGCGGTGCCATAGGTGTTTCGGAGAGACTTGAGCCATATCTTCCTGTGCCTCAGGTGGTTTTTAACGGTAGGGAGTATGGACTTGAATGGGACAGGCCAAAAAGCGTAGGAAAGATACTTGCCTTTTATGGACATGTAGGTGTTATGCTAAGGGCTTTCGCATATATCCTCTCTTATGGTAGTGAGATTAAAAAGGTGGCCCAGTATGCGGTGCTTAATGCCAATTACCTAAGGCATCTTTTAAAGGGTCTATTGCTTGACCCTTATGAAGGTATACCTCGCATGCACGAATTTGTGGTTTCTGCCCAGAATTTGTTAAAGTATGATATAAAGGCCATAGACCTGGCAAAGGCATTGTTGGAAAAAGGCTTTTATGCTCCCACCATATACTTCCCTCTCACGGTGAGAGAGGCTCTTATGATAGAGCCTACAGAGACAGAAATCCCTCAAAGCATTGAAAGTTTTGCCGCAGCTTTGAAGGAAATAATAGAGCTTGCACAAGAAGAGCCAGAGTCTATAAAAAGTATGCCTACCAAAACGCCAGTAAGGAGAATAAAAGAGGCCGAAGCCAATAGAAAGCCTGTGCTTAGAGCCTCATTGGCATAA
- the recR gene encoding recombination mediator RecR, whose product MPYDDVLPKSIKEALEKLILIPTYGERGAGRLLYNLLKMPKEKRLEVIKSLNEAAEKIKPCVECGLYTEEEICNICASPKRSKRFICVVEEPQDAFAIEKLERYTGVYHVLGGRIAPLEGISPNDLKIDSLLERIEKYSVKEIILATNPNVEGEATAVYLARLIRKQFPNVKITRISHGLQFGSLIEFADELSLEKSIENRKSL is encoded by the coding sequence ATGCCTTACGATGATGTTCTTCCTAAGTCCATAAAGGAAGCCTTAGAAAAACTGATACTTATACCCACCTATGGAGAGAGGGGTGCGGGAAGGTTACTTTACAATCTTTTGAAAATGCCAAAGGAAAAGAGGTTAGAGGTTATAAAAAGTCTTAATGAAGCTGCAGAAAAGATAAAACCTTGCGTGGAATGCGGTCTTTATACAGAGGAAGAAATATGTAACATATGTGCTAGCCCAAAAAGAAGCAAAAGGTTTATATGCGTTGTGGAAGAACCACAGGATGCCTTTGCCATAGAAAAGTTGGAAAGGTATACAGGTGTCTATCATGTTCTTGGAGGAAGAATAGCACCTCTTGAAGGAATATCACCGAATGACCTCAAAATAGACAGTTTATTGGAAAGGATAGAAAAATATTCGGTTAAGGAGATTATCCTAGCAACTAACCCCAATGTGGAAGGAGAGGCAACCGCCGTATACTTGGCAAGGTTAATAAGGAAACAATTTCCAAACGTAAAAATAACACGTATATCTCACGGCTTACAGTTTGGGTCTTTAATAGAGTTTGCAGACGAACTATCTTTGGAAAAATCCATAGAAAATAGAAAATCCCTTTGA
- a CDS encoding ChaN family lipoprotein, whose translation MISSAKSAEVSKDIFDKYQVIFIPEEHTNKEDHRFQLEVIKYLNWRGHKILIAMEMFQQPFQVFLDQYINCQIGEEEMLKKTEYAKRWGFDPALYRDIWKFAKEKAIRIVAINISSELVQKIRNDGLERVRDESLPYPIIDQREEEKQKLRDVLTSHPKVEEKRFFDIQNAWDNGMALAIARLLEEYPKHKVVVLVGKGHAEEYDSGIPRRLKILKPGINIKILKRSQRDFLFSMDFSKDSSSANSIKDPNCKP comes from the coding sequence ATGATTTCAAGTGCAAAAAGCGCAGAGGTTTCCAAAGATATCTTTGATAAATATCAGGTCATATTTATTCCAGAAGAGCACACAAATAAAGAAGATCATAGATTTCAACTTGAGGTAATTAAATATCTTAATTGGAGGGGGCACAAAATACTTATAGCTATGGAAATGTTTCAACAGCCTTTTCAAGTGTTTCTTGATCAGTATATAAATTGCCAAATAGGTGAGGAAGAGATGTTAAAAAAGACAGAATACGCCAAGAGATGGGGCTTTGACCCAGCCCTTTATAGAGACATATGGAAGTTTGCTAAGGAAAAGGCCATAAGGATAGTGGCTATAAACATATCTTCTGAGTTGGTGCAAAAGATAAGAAATGACGGCTTGGAAAGAGTAAGGGATGAAAGCCTACCCTATCCTATAATAGATCAGAGGGAGGAAGAAAAACAAAAGTTAAGAGATGTACTTACCTCACATCCAAAGGTTGAAGAAAAGAGGTTTTTTGATATCCAAAATGCTTGGGACAATGGGATGGCTCTTGCTATAGCGAGGCTTTTGGAAGAATATCCCAAACATAAGGTGGTGGTCCTGGTGGGGAAGGGGCATGCTGAAGAATACGACAGCGGTATACCCAGAAGGCTTAAAATCCTCAAGCCTGGGATTAACATAAAAATACTCAAAAGAAGTCAAAGGGATTTTCTATTTTCTATGGATTTTTCCAAAGATAGTTCGTCTGCAAACTCTATTAAAGACCCAAACTGTAAGCCGTGA
- the hisC gene encoding histidinol-phosphate transaminase: MISKRVLSLSPYKTETTSAKVKLSSNELSIDFPEEVKKRIAEEVSKIPFNRYPDPEANLLKEALAGWLGVKPENLLLGNGSDELIYYLSIGIGEFDRGVFYPVPTFSMYGISAQVLGREKVETRLDENFDIDLKESLRLIEEKKPIIAYFAYPNNPTGNCFSEDRIRRIREKGLFLVVDEAYYSYSKKTFLKEALHREDTVVLRTLSKIGMAGLRVGIMVGREEVIRELNKIRLPFNITYPSQVIARLLLTEFYHIIEDAVEVVIKERERVYRELSKMEGIKVYPSEANFIFFKSLSMPADLLHKRLVEEGVLIRNFSYMVPQCLRVSIGKPQENDAFLEALGRVLKNS, translated from the coding sequence ATGATAAGTAAGAGGGTTCTCTCCCTCTCCCCTTACAAAACAGAAACAACCTCGGCCAAGGTAAAACTTTCTTCGAATGAACTATCCATTGACTTTCCAGAAGAGGTAAAAAAGCGCATAGCGGAAGAGGTATCTAAAATACCTTTTAATCGCTATCCAGACCCAGAAGCAAACCTTCTAAAGGAAGCTTTGGCAGGGTGGCTTGGTGTAAAGCCAGAGAATCTACTACTTGGCAACGGGTCAGATGAGCTAATATATTACCTTTCCATAGGCATTGGGGAATTTGATAGGGGGGTTTTTTATCCAGTGCCTACCTTTTCCATGTATGGCATATCAGCACAAGTGCTTGGAAGGGAGAAAGTTGAGACAAGGCTTGATGAAAACTTTGACATAGACCTAAAGGAAAGCCTAAGGCTTATAGAGGAAAAAAAACCAATCATAGCCTACTTTGCCTATCCAAACAACCCTACGGGCAACTGCTTTAGTGAGGATAGAATAAGGAGAATAAGGGAAAAAGGACTTTTTTTGGTGGTGGATGAAGCTTATTATTCCTATTCCAAAAAAACCTTTTTAAAAGAAGCTTTACATAGGGAAGATACGGTTGTTTTACGCACACTATCCAAGATAGGCATGGCTGGACTTAGGGTAGGCATCATGGTAGGAAGGGAGGAGGTAATAAGAGAGCTAAACAAGATAAGGCTACCCTTTAACATAACCTATCCCTCACAGGTAATAGCAAGGCTTTTATTAACAGAGTTTTATCACATAATAGAGGATGCAGTGGAGGTAGTTATAAAAGAAAGGGAGAGAGTATACAGAGAACTATCAAAGATGGAGGGTATAAAGGTATATCCATCGGAGGCAAACTTTATATTCTTTAAAAGCCTTAGCATGCCAGCGGACCTGCTCCACAAAAGGCTTGTGGAAGAAGGAGTGCTTATTAGGAACTTTTCTTATATGGTGCCACAATGTTTAAGAGTTAGCATAGGCAAACCTCAAGAGAATGATGCCTTTCTGGAGGCTTTAGGGAGGGTTCTCAAAAACTCTTGA
- a CDS encoding DUF3501 family protein — protein MKKITREEILNIYEYEKARPQKMQEIIQLKKKRRVFIEPWIHLVFENRETVWFQIQEMIRAERMVREEEIQQEIDVYNELIPDKNELSVTMFIEIPDANDRKKLLPQLVGIHDHLYFHIGNKHTIRAVADERSKEDYQYGKAAVVHFLKVKFTEAQVEDFKREQVRIEINHPNYKAITVLPEEVKEELIKDLSSE, from the coding sequence ATGAAAAAGATAACAAGGGAAGAGATACTAAACATTTACGAATATGAAAAGGCACGTCCACAAAAGATGCAGGAGATAATCCAGCTAAAGAAGAAGAGAAGGGTTTTTATAGAACCATGGATACATCTGGTCTTTGAAAACAGGGAGACGGTGTGGTTCCAGATTCAAGAGATGATTAGGGCGGAGAGGATGGTAAGGGAAGAAGAAATCCAGCAGGAAATAGACGTTTATAACGAGCTCATACCCGATAAAAATGAGCTTTCTGTTACCATGTTTATAGAGATACCAGACGCCAACGATAGGAAAAAACTACTTCCACAACTGGTAGGCATACACGACCATCTATACTTCCATATAGGAAACAAGCACACTATTAGGGCTGTGGCTGATGAAAGGAGTAAAGAGGATTATCAATACGGAAAGGCTGCAGTGGTGCATTTCCTAAAGGTAAAGTTCACAGAGGCTCAAGTGGAAGATTTCAAAAGGGAACAGGTAAGGATAGAGATAAACCATCCAAATTATAAAGCCATAACGGTGCTCCCTGAAGAGGTAAAGGAGGAGTTAATAAAAGACCTAAGCTCTGAATAA
- a CDS encoding Lrp/AsnC family transcriptional regulator, producing the protein MIQSRDGLIKAIQEEIPIVERPFGEIGKSLDIGEDDVIKAIEKLKEDKVIRQISPIYDTRMLGYDSSLVAFKVKPERIEEVASFINTHPGVSHNYERTHEFNLWFTIAVPPDVGVGLEDTVRYMAEKADAWDYKILRTKRVFKIGVKLSYESLMEREEVSLKSYDYRPLTEEEKLIVRITQEDMPLVSRPFREYAKRLNMKEEDLIEKLLEFKSRGILRRISAILYHRRVGFTANAMTVWKVKEDMIEEVGRFLASFKSVSHCYERSGWDYNLFAMIHGKEKEEVKNLVKGIGQEIGLKDYALLFSTREFKKRRISYFSEDFYRWYEEMA; encoded by the coding sequence ATGATACAAAGTCGTGATGGTCTTATAAAGGCTATTCAGGAAGAAATTCCTATTGTAGAAAGGCCATTTGGGGAAATAGGTAAAAGCCTTGACATAGGAGAAGATGATGTTATAAAAGCCATAGAAAAGCTTAAGGAAGATAAGGTTATAAGGCAGATATCACCCATATACGATACAAGGATGCTGGGCTATGATTCTTCTTTGGTTGCCTTTAAGGTAAAGCCTGAACGTATAGAAGAGGTTGCATCCTTTATAAACACCCATCCGGGAGTAAGCCATAACTATGAAAGAACACATGAGTTTAACCTGTGGTTTACCATAGCGGTACCGCCCGATGTAGGTGTAGGTTTGGAGGATACGGTAAGGTATATGGCTGAGAAGGCAGATGCTTGGGATTATAAGATACTCAGGACCAAAAGGGTCTTTAAGATAGGAGTGAAGCTAAGCTATGAATCCCTTATGGAGAGGGAGGAGGTAAGCCTAAAAAGTTATGACTATAGACCTTTAACTGAGGAAGAAAAACTCATAGTAAGAATTACGCAGGAAGATATGCCCTTGGTAAGCAGGCCCTTCCGTGAGTATGCTAAAAGGCTCAATATGAAAGAAGAAGACCTTATTGAAAAGCTATTGGAGTTTAAAAGTAGGGGTATTTTAAGGAGAATAAGCGCCATTCTTTATCACAGAAGGGTAGGCTTTACAGCCAACGCAATGACAGTTTGGAAGGTCAAAGAAGATATGATAGAAGAAGTAGGCAGGTTTTTGGCAAGCTTTAAAAGCGTATCCCATTGCTATGAGAGGTCCGGCTGGGATTATAACCTGTTTGCCATGATACATGGAAAAGAAAAAGAGGAAGTCAAAAACCTTGTAAAAGGCATAGGTCAAGAAATTGGCCTAAAGGACTATGCCCTCCTTTTCTCTACAAGAGAATTCAAAAAGAGAAGGATAAGCTACTTCTCAGAAGACTTTTACAGATGGTATGAGGAGATGGCTTAG
- a CDS encoding anaerobic ribonucleoside-triphosphate reductase activating protein has translation MNTGGFQSFTLIDYPNKMACIVFTQGCDFRCPYCQNPELVLGTAKSIPQEEIISFLWKRRGMLEGVVISGGEPTIQRDLEGFVKRVKDMGYLVKLDTNGHNPQALERIIDLLDYVAMDVKAPLYKYEEVVRAKVDVKRIEESIRFIMERAKDYEFRTTVVKELLSEEDLLQIGSLIKGAKRYYLQRFNPRKTLDPSYRWKTTYTEEELKNLALRLKEYVKECYVR, from the coding sequence ATGAACACAGGTGGTTTTCAAAGCTTTACCTTAATAGACTATCCTAACAAGATGGCCTGTATAGTTTTTACTCAAGGGTGTGATTTTAGGTGTCCTTACTGTCAAAATCCTGAGCTTGTTCTAGGCACGGCTAAAAGTATTCCTCAGGAGGAGATAATTTCTTTCCTTTGGAAAAGAAGGGGAATGTTGGAGGGTGTGGTCATAAGCGGTGGAGAACCAACTATTCAAAGGGATTTAGAAGGTTTTGTAAAAAGGGTAAAGGATATGGGCTACCTTGTAAAGCTGGACACCAACGGTCACAACCCACAGGCTCTTGAAAGAATAATAGACCTTTTGGATTATGTGGCCATGGACGTAAAGGCACCCCTTTATAAGTATGAAGAGGTGGTAAGGGCAAAGGTGGATGTGAAAAGAATAGAAGAGAGTATAAGGTTTATAATGGAGAGGGCAAAAGATTATGAGTTTAGGACCACTGTGGTGAAGGAGCTTCTTTCAGAAGAAGACCTTCTTCAGATTGGAAGTCTTATAAAAGGAGCAAAAAGGTATTATCTTCAGAGGTTCAACCCAAGAAAAACCTTAGACCCAAGCTACAGGTGGAAAACCACCTACACAGAAGAGGAGCTAAAGAACTTGGCCCTTAGGCTAAAGGAGTATGTCAAGGAGTGTTATGTAAGGTAG
- the cobA gene encoding uroporphyrinogen-III C-methyltransferase, translating into MGKVYLVGAGPGDPELLTLKALRLIKSADVILYDRLINQEILLFAKPDCELVYVGKEDGKHTIEQEKINELLLKYAHTREVVVRLKGGDPFIFGRGGEEALFLVEHGIEFEVVPGVSSFYSVPAYAGIPITFRGISSSFAVITGHEDPRKERSSIDWESLKGINTLIVLMGVSRRKEIAKRLIEAGRDPKEPVAFIENGTTERQKVILTDLYELSTNPPEVNPPAIMVVGSVVRLRENLSWYEATLHNTP; encoded by the coding sequence ATGGGTAAAGTATACCTTGTAGGTGCAGGACCAGGAGACCCAGAGCTTTTAACGCTAAAGGCTTTGAGATTAATAAAGTCCGCAGATGTCATACTCTACGACAGGCTCATAAACCAAGAGATATTACTCTTTGCCAAGCCAGATTGTGAGCTGGTCTATGTAGGAAAAGAAGATGGAAAGCATACCATAGAACAAGAGAAGATAAACGAGCTTTTGCTAAAGTATGCCCACACAAGGGAAGTGGTGGTAAGGCTAAAAGGAGGAGACCCCTTCATCTTTGGAAGGGGAGGGGAAGAGGCCCTATTTTTGGTAGAGCATGGCATAGAGTTTGAAGTAGTTCCAGGAGTGAGTTCCTTTTACTCAGTGCCAGCCTATGCTGGCATACCAATAACCTTCAGGGGGATTTCTTCATCCTTTGCCGTAATAACAGGACATGAGGACCCAAGAAAGGAAAGGTCCAGCATAGATTGGGAGAGTCTAAAAGGTATAAACACCTTGATAGTTCTAATGGGAGTATCAAGAAGAAAAGAGATAGCCAAAAGGCTTATAGAGGCAGGGAGGGACCCAAAAGAGCCTGTGGCCTTTATAGAGAATGGGACCACAGAGAGGCAGAAGGTTATACTTACAGACCTTTATGAGCTTTCCACAAACCCGCCTGAGGTAAACCCTCCTGCCATCATGGTGGTGGGAAGTGTAGTAAGGCTAAGAGAAAATCTCTCTTGGTATGAGGCTACCTTACATAACACTCCTTGA
- a CDS encoding NirF protein, with protein MLLIALLLLPIFAFCEKLYVVERERGTLAVIEDGRLRGEIEGLGNLNHATVKFYNGFAYVISRDGFLSKIDPREDRLVKRVKVGNSGIGLDFFKEYVLVANYDPDSVVLLDRELNLVKTIKTDSRNVGIKAYSSGFVFALMDRDEVWIVEGEEVKRLRDVGKMPFDALLYEDKYLVGFFGEPSLGILDLRRGEYKKIALSSNGEAVFKIPHFGTWGVVDGMAYVPAVGERKLYILNLKDLKPEGSINLPGLPVFVVASPDKRLLAVNFSGDREDYIALVDVSKRKVIREVKAGKRIMHMRFSKDGKRLYISSYFDSKLRVLSLPDLKSIQELEVPNPSGIFVLP; from the coding sequence ATGCTACTTATAGCGCTTTTGCTTTTACCCATTTTTGCCTTCTGTGAAAAACTCTATGTGGTAGAGAGAGAAAGAGGAACTCTGGCGGTCATAGAGGATGGGAGGCTACGGGGTGAGATAGAAGGGCTTGGGAATCTAAATCATGCAACGGTGAAGTTTTACAACGGCTTTGCCTATGTGATAAGCAGGGATGGCTTCCTTTCAAAGATAGACCCAAGGGAGGACAGGCTTGTAAAAAGGGTAAAGGTGGGCAACAGCGGTATAGGCCTTGACTTCTTTAAAGAGTATGTGCTTGTGGCCAACTATGACCCAGATAGTGTGGTGCTCTTGGATAGGGAGCTAAACCTTGTTAAAACCATAAAAACAGACTCAAGGAATGTGGGTATAAAGGCTTACTCTTCTGGCTTTGTTTTTGCCCTTATGGACAGGGATGAGGTGTGGATTGTGGAGGGAGAAGAGGTAAAAAGGTTAAGGGATGTTGGAAAGATGCCCTTTGATGCCTTGCTATACGAAGATAAATACCTTGTGGGCTTTTTTGGAGAGCCATCCCTTGGTATCTTAGACTTAAGGAGAGGGGAATACAAGAAGATAGCTTTAAGTTCCAATGGAGAGGCTGTTTTTAAGATACCTCATTTTGGCACCTGGGGTGTGGTGGATGGGATGGCCTATGTGCCTGCGGTGGGAGAAAGGAAGCTATACATATTGAACTTAAAAGACCTAAAACCGGAGGGAAGTATAAACCTTCCTGGCCTTCCAGTATTTGTAGTAGCTTCTCCCGATAAAAGGCTTTTGGCTGTTAACTTCAGCGGTGATAGGGAGGACTATATAGCCCTTGTGGATGTGTCCAAAAGAAAGGTGATAAGGGAGGTAAAGGCGGGCAAAAGGATAATGCATATGCGCTTTTCCAAGGATGGTAAAAGGCTATATATCTCTTCCTACTTTGATTCTAAGCTAAGGGTTTTGAGCCTTCCAGACCTAAAGTCTATTCAGGAGCTGGAGGTTCCAAACCCTTCGGGCATCTTTGTTTTGCCATAG
- a CDS encoding radical SAM protein — MLRMTEYLREVLEGKEVRAFGDSVILIWNLTNRCNLYCKHCYSSAKDIRSYELTSEEATSLAKRLPHIKVKFAILSGGEPLLREDLFHIAGLLKEQGIRTYLSTNGLLVREFIRDIKEHFDYVGISIDGELQVHDLFRGKRGAFEESLKAIRLCLEEGISIGLRFTLTPQTVNSLPFIFNLVEREGIPKLYISHLVYSGRAKRLTDLEKKEYRKVVKFIIDKAFEYVERGTTIDIVTGNNEADAVLLYREFSKRYADLSDRLYERLVLWGGNQAGVRLINIDHLGSVKPDPFFFHSVGNVRDEDLVKIWQSNGLLSFLRERPRRLKGRCGECKYIDICNGNSRARAYAVFGDYREEDPACYL, encoded by the coding sequence ATGCTTAGGATGACGGAGTATTTAAGGGAAGTATTGGAAGGTAAAGAGGTAAGGGCCTTTGGAGACAGCGTTATACTTATATGGAACCTCACCAACAGATGCAACCTCTACTGCAAGCACTGCTATTCCTCTGCAAAGGATATAAGGTCCTATGAGCTCACTTCAGAAGAGGCTACAAGCCTTGCAAAGAGGCTACCACATATAAAGGTAAAGTTTGCCATCCTCTCCGGCGGTGAGCCTCTGTTAAGGGAAGACCTCTTTCACATAGCAGGGCTTTTAAAAGAACAAGGCATAAGGACCTACCTTTCTACCAACGGCCTGCTTGTTAGGGAGTTTATAAGGGATATAAAAGAGCACTTTGACTATGTTGGGATAAGCATAGATGGAGAGCTACAGGTCCATGACCTCTTTAGGGGCAAAAGGGGCGCCTTTGAAGAGTCCCTTAAGGCTATAAGGCTATGCCTTGAGGAGGGCATAAGTATTGGACTCCGCTTTACCCTCACTCCCCAAACGGTTAATAGCTTACCTTTCATATTCAACCTTGTAGAAAGGGAAGGCATTCCCAAGCTATACATCTCTCACCTTGTCTATTCTGGAAGGGCCAAAAGGCTAACAGACTTAGAAAAGAAAGAGTACAGAAAGGTTGTCAAGTTTATAATTGACAAAGCCTTTGAGTATGTGGAAAGGGGAACCACCATAGACATAGTCACTGGAAACAACGAGGCGGATGCGGTCCTTCTCTATAGAGAATTTTCTAAAAGGTATGCAGACCTATCTGACAGGCTTTATGAAAGGCTTGTGCTTTGGGGAGGAAACCAGGCGGGCGTAAGGCTCATAAACATAGACCACCTTGGAAGTGTAAAGCCAGATCCCTTCTTCTTCCACAGCGTAGGCAATGTGAGGGATGAGGACCTTGTGAAGATATGGCAGAGTAATGGACTGCTCAGCTTTTTGAGGGAGAGACCAAGGAGGCTAAAGGGAAGGTGTGGAGAGTGTAAGTACATAGACATATGTAACGGGAACTCAAGGGCAAGAGCCTATGCGGTCTTTGGCGACTACAGGGAGGAGGACCCAGCATGCTACTTATAG
- a CDS encoding 4-vinyl reductase, with the protein MAGWIESISQIRRPHLGEDVPVLVFRAFRVFTGMYLEDTVGHRGAITLVQNAGREFGKEVGKRLKHENLDRYIMNVADFVKDLKVGLLIPIERNEERIVVALDECITCSGMPNIGKKICHFEAGFVAGIVESYLNKRVRAYESKCNANGDIICEVVVELNYA; encoded by the coding sequence ATGGCTGGATGGATTGAAAGCATATCTCAGATAAGGAGGCCCCATTTGGGTGAGGATGTGCCAGTGTTGGTGTTTAGAGCTTTTAGGGTATTCACGGGCATGTATTTGGAGGATACGGTGGGCCATAGGGGAGCTATAACCCTTGTGCAGAACGCGGGAAGGGAGTTTGGAAAAGAGGTGGGCAAAAGGCTAAAGCATGAAAATTTGGACAGATACATAATGAATGTGGCGGACTTTGTCAAGGACCTAAAGGTAGGCCTATTAATACCAATTGAAAGGAATGAAGAGAGGATTGTGGTAGCTCTTGATGAGTGTATCACATGTTCCGGTATGCCAAACATAGGGAAGAAGATATGCCACTTTGAGGCAGGCTTTGTAGCTGGAATAGTAGAAAGCTATCTAAACAAAAGGGTAAGGGCTTATGAAAGCAAGTGCAACGCTAATGGAGACATCATATGCGAGGTGGTAGTGGAGCTCAACTATGCTTAG